Genomic window (Desulforapulum autotrophicum HRM2):
AGGGTGGTGACATACTCTTTTTTTGCAAGATCCTGGGCCTTTCGGCCAAGGATATGCAGACTGACAGGGAGACCCTCAACGGCCTGGGCCACCCGGCCAAAGGTGTCCGCAGTAACCACATGGACTTCAAGGTCCTGGGCAACCTTTCTGACAAGGGCTTCAACCCCGTCGATCAATCTGCCGTCACAGGCCATGGTGCCGTTGTAATCCATCACCAGGTGACTGAGTCGAAGCTCGCCAAATCCAGGCACGTCTATTTGAATCATGCATTCCTCCTTTTGGGCAAAACGCCTGCTCCTGGGTAACAGCAGGAAAGGATTGGGGAGAGCACTACAAAGCCTTTGTACCAACCCAAACGGCTGTTTTGCCTTGACTTTTTTCAGTTTTCTGTAAAGATATAGTGATTCTATATGAAACACTCACCAAAGCATCTCAGTGAAGGCGTTTCAATTTACGTTGTGGTCAGGGCAGATATCATGCTCCGACCATGCCGGTTATACCAATCAGAACAGGAATAACAAGGGGAATCCTCATGAAAATAGTCGACTATAAGGGCATTGAGCCCACCCGATTTGACAATGGCGTGGCAAAGGGCATTACAGGAAGGGTGGTTATTGGCAAGGAAGACGGGGCCAACAACTTCTGCATGCGGGTCTTTGAAGTTGAAAAAAACGGTCACACACCCCGCCACAGCCATGAATGGGAGCATGAAATCTTTTTTCACTCAGGCATGGGTGAGGTCCTCTGCCAGGGCAAATGGACCCCGGTCTCTTCCGGAGCCGCCGTGTTTGTTCCGGGCAACGAAGACCACCAGATCCAAAACACGGGCCAAGACACCCTGGTCTTTGTCTGTCTGATACCCAAGGGCGCACCGGAGATTTAAACGATGGCCATAGGGAGTTGCGTCAGCAAAGAAGGCCATTTTATCGTCGGAATCCATGACCCTGGATTCAAGATGGCAAACTTCAGAGAAAATGATTTTGTTCGTTCCCTGGGAACGATGCCCGACGGCACTCCCGTGGACAACCAGGTCAACTTTCCCCAGGGGGAGGTTAACGCCCGGTCAGCCGACCGGATCTATGAAATCATGAACCCCTTTGCCTTCAGGGGGGTCTCCTACATCAACTCCAGGTGGGCCAATGCTGCTGCAGCCGCCCCAAAAACCATCTGTATCACCCCGGAAAAACCGGTGTCACTTATCTCCACACTTGGCCGCTGGCTTGCCGACAACGGCATCAGCGACAAGGATCCCCAGAACTTCATCCCTGGCATGCCAGAGCCCATGCTCATGGCCCTTGCCAATGTTTCCACGGATCCAGAAGAACTTGTCTGCCTTGCAAAGGCTTGCTGCTCGTTTGTCTTTGGTGGTGACGGAACAACCCCAACGGGTCTCAAGTTCAACCAGACCGCTCCTGGACGGCCACGGCCGGCCATCAGCAACCATACCCTGTTTGAAATCATCGCAAACAACCCCAGCCTTCCCGACGACTACAAGCGGGCCATGTTGCTCACCCCGGGGATCCAGGGCAACAGTGAAATCCTGGGCGAATGGCAGGAACAGGACAGCCACGTATTTGAATACCTTCGAACCAACTCCTACATCCCCTGGGGCCATTTTGCCGCCAACACGGCCGACGATACAGTTCGATATCGAATACGCGATCTGACCCTGACCGACATGGAGGGAATGCGCCATCTCTATTACCAACGGATTTATTCCCTGCTGGCCCAACAGCTCGAAATCGACCTGCCCGGCCCCAGGCAACGGATTTCAAAACAATCCCTTGAGACCCTTCGCCTTGACATTGTGAGTCGCCTTAAACAGCCCAACAGCGATCTGGCCTTTAACGGCTCCCTGTGGGGATGGAACTTTGGATTTGGATTTGCCCAGTCAGGATACAGACTCCACGCCTCCCACCAGCAGATCCACCAGCAGTACGCAATGGTTCCTGCCTCGGTAATGGACGACACGGGCCGACCATTTGCCTCGTTTGCCTGCGGAGATATGGTGGCTGAGTTTATCAAACGCTACAGACAAGAAACAGGCAAAAATTTTTTCCAAAACTACCTCAAGGCCATCCGATCCAATAAAAGAACCGATGGAAACAGGGACAGACCCTCGTCCATAGTGGTGCATGAGGATGAAAATATCATTGTTTTTGTGCCCAAGGCCCAGACATCCCAGTGGGAACTCCAGCTCACCACCAAACGGCCGTGCGGCAACATCCTTGAGGCGGACACTGACCTGCGTGCCTCCCTTGATCGGGGCATACTTGCAGCGCTTTGGACCCTGGAATCCCTGGGGGCAAGAATGGTTACCAATATAGAATATTCAAAACGGTTTGACAGAAAAGACCAAGACCAGCACCTTGTCTACTCGTTTCTGCCACGGCTTCCCCATTCACCGGGTGCATTCAGCGAGGCCCAGCAACGGTGGATCATCGGACATTTCCCAGAAGATTTTGCCCTGGCCTGCCGGTCACGACTTGGGGGGATCACTGGTTGAACAGAATCTGCTCAACGGTTTCAAAGGTTGCCATACCCTTGTTGATCATGGGTGCTATGGCCCGGGTAAATGCCTCTATTTTCTCTCGTGTGTCAACCACTTCAACCACCACGGGAAGATCCTCGGACAGGCAGAGCACCTTAAAGGTTCTGATCTTGCCCTGGGCCGCATAACCAAGAAGCCCCCTGATCACAGTGGCCCCAGCCATGCCCATGGTTCTTGCCTGTTCGACAATGGCCTCGTACAGAAGTCGCCTGCCGTATTTCTGATCTTCGCCGATGAAAATTCGCATGAGACATGCCTTGGTTGACTCTTCCATAAACAACACTCTCCTTAAATTAAACGGCCAAGTACAATTCCAGCCATAAGCGCCCCAAAACCAAGGCTGTTCTGGAGCAAAAGGTTCACGATGCCATAGATCCACTCCGTGGAGCGGACCAGCATACCCGTCTCAAGAATAAATGCGGAAAAGGTGGTAAAGGCCCCCATGAACCCCACTAACACAAAGGTTCTGACCTCTCCTGAAACGGCCCAGCGGCTTTCGAATAGGGTCCAGAGAAAACCCGCAGCAAAACAGCCGGTGATGTTGACAACCAGTGTGCCAAAGGGAAAAAACGACGAGTTAAATTGCTGGACAAACCCTGCCAGGCTGTACCGGGCAAGGGTTCCCAGGGCACCTGCCAGGGCGATAAAAACAAATTTGTGCTCCATGTGGAGGTCTCCTTTCCATGGTTTTTTAAGTGTTTGCCCAGGGTAAGTCAAGGCAATTTTATGGAAGCCCGGTTTGACATTCACCTGTTTTAATGGAATAATAATTTATATATCCCCTCAATCGGCCCTTCCGGGCAAGGAGGTTTCCATGGATAACCAACGTCGAGCCTTAAACAAAATCATTGAAGAACAGGTCAAAAAATGGCAGTATCTAAAAGATAGCCAGACCCGGGAAAAGATTTCACCCACAATGGTGGTCACCATCTCAAGGGAGGCTGGAAGTGGCGGCAGGCTTATTGCGGAAGGGCTTGCGGTCAAGTTGGGATTTGATCTCTTTCACCAGGAGGTGGTTCACGAGATGGCAAAGGATGCCAACATCAGCCTGAGGTTCATGGAGACCCTGGACGAAAGGAGTCTCAATACCCTGGACAACTGGATCGCATCCCTGGTTGACGAGCGCTACCTCTGGCCGGACCAGTATATGCAGCACCTGATGAAGGTGATCGGAACCATTGGCAGATACGGCAAAAGTGTTGTTGTCGGCAGGGGAGCCAACTTCATTCTCCCCAAGGATATGAGAATCAGCGTTCGGATCATCGCCCCTTTTGAATTAAGAAGAAAAAGGGTTGCCAAAGCATTTGGCCTTTCAGAAACCGAGGCTGAAAAACGGATTACCCTGACGGAATCCAGGCGAGACGCCTTTATCAGGAGGCATTTCAACGCCTCCATATCAAACAGCTACCACTATGACATGGTTCTCAACACCGAAAACCTTGAGATAGACGATGGAATCGCAGCCATTGAGGCAGTGGTACAGAAAAGGATGAAACGTGATATTACATGATACCATCTACGAATGGGACGGTAAGAGCAATGACGGTGAAAAACCTGTGGCCTGGTGGCCGGGAGCCTATCGAATACGAATCATTGATTTGACGGCGGGAACCCCCCAGGTGATCCATCTCAAATCCAGGGCTGTGATCTGTCGAAACCGGGACAAGGGTACTTCCATTCGAAACTGCATCGAAAGCTTTGCCAAAAAGGTGTCCCAGAAATATGATCTTGACATCACCCGGGTGCTCTGGGTTGAAATCGGACAAGAGGACCCCAGTGATGTTCAGATCGCAACCCTCAAGCGAGTTTCACCCATGGGGGGAAATGATCTTTTTGCAGCATCCTGGCGCCCTGCCCGGCCTAATGAGCTTGAATCGCTCTCCCCCTTTCTGGTTGATTTCACCGACGACCCGCCCCTGGAGCCTCCCAAGGCCCAGGGACATTGATCCAGTTTACCCCATATAAAACAAGGAAAATACCCATGGCAATTCTCAGCAGAATCATCATATTTCTGACGGTCCTTTCGTTCACTTCTCCTTTAAGCCCCGCAGATGCTGGCTATAAAGATCTTTTAAAAGATTTCCAGTCCACCATCAAGCCCGATGCCGCAGTTCTGCCAACAACCCTGTCAGACGATACCATTATCAAGGGGTTAAAGGAGGCCCTGGCCACCGGTTCAGAAAAGGCCGTGGCCCTGGTTTCCAAATCCGACGGATATTACAAAAACCCGGAAATAAAGATCCCATTGCCCCCGGCTGTACAGAAGGTGGAAACCCTTCTAAAGGCTGCGGGAATGACAGGTCTAATTGATCAGTTTGAGCAGAGCATGAACCGGGCCGCTGAGCAGGCCGCACCCCAGGCAACGGAACTTTTTGTGGATGCCGTCAAAACAATGTCCTTCAGCGACGCCAAAAAAATCCTCAACGGCAGGGACAACGAAGCAACCCTGTACTTTAAGGATCGAACCTGGGACAAACTGTCCGAACGCTTTCGACCCGTTGTCCACAATACCATGGCAGAGGTGGGTGTCACCAGGAACTTTCAGGAACTCTCTGCCAAAACAGAGGCCATACCCTTTGCAGGGACATTAGACCTTGACCCTGACACCTATGTCACAACCAAAGCCCTGGACGGACTGTTTCTCATGCTGGCAAAAGAAGAACAGAAGATCCGCCAGGATCCTGCAGCCCGGGTAACGGACATATTAAAAACAGTATTCAATAAATAGCCTAGGAACCGTCCATGAACAAGTACTTGAAGTGGAGTCTAATTGCATCTGGAACCTTTGTCGCACTAATTCTCCTTGCCATCCTGATCGTACCTCGGGTTGTGGACGTAAACAGCTACAGACCACAGATCGAACATCAGGTGTCCAAGGCCACGGGAAGACCCTTTGTTCTTGGGGGCGAGCTTGACCTTTCTGTTTTCCCCTGGATGGGCCTGACCCTGTCCAACCTCACCCTGGGAAGCCCAGAGGGGTTTGACCAGAAAGAATTCATAACAATCAAACGGTTTGAAGTAAGGGTCAAGGTGTTGCCCCTTTTTTCACGTACCATCCAGGTGAAAAAATTTGTAGTGGACACCCCTCAAATCTTCCTTGTAAAAAACACGACCGGGGGGACAAACTGGGACATGGGCCAGGCACAACCGCCCACCCCGAAACAACAACCGGCAGACAAGAACACTCCTGCCGGAGAGAAGGCTGGCGCTTTGCCCTTCAAAGCTTTGTTCGTTGATGAATTTGCCATCCAGAACGGGCGTATCCACTATCGCGACCTTGGGCTGAAGGTTACAAAAGAGATCTCGAACGTCACCCTGACCCTTGAGGACCTCAACCTGGAAGACCCTATAAAAATAAAATTTTCAGCCATTGCAGACGGCCATCCCCTGTCGTTGAACGGACTTGTCGGCCCCATTGGAAAAGAACCCGGCAGGGGAATGATTCCCCTGGATATAACCCTCAAGGCCCTGGACGAAATAACCATGAAGGTCAAGGGGGGGATTAATGACCCCATAACAACCCCGGGATTTGACCTGGACCTTGAGCTGTCTGATTTTTCCCCGAGAAAACTCCTGACGGCCCTTGGGAATTCGACCCCCATATTAACGGCCGACCCCAGGGTTCTGGAGCATCTTCAACTCAACCTTCACCTCAAGGGAGACCCCGGAGCTGTTACTGTTTCAAACGGCACCCTGATTCTTGACGACTCAACCCTGACATTCTCGGCCCGGGCGAAAGATTTTTCAAAACCCGACCTGGGCGTTGACATGGTCGTTGACAAGATCAATCTGGATCGATACCTTCCCCCAGAACAACCCCCGGGCTCTCCTGTTGGCACGGCTAAAAGCCCTGCTGAACCATCTGCAACAGCCAGGGCCAAAATCGATTATTCCCCGTTACGAGAACTGGCCATTAATGCAACCCTCAAAATCGGATCCCTTGTGGCCAAAAAGGCACAACTCCATGAGGTTCAGATGACGATCAAGGGTAAAAACGGGCGCTTCAACCTGGACCCCCTCTCCCTTGATCTCTACCAGGGAACCATTGTTTCCAGAGCAGACCTGGATGTCACCACGGATACGCCAAGGGTCAACCTCACCGTTAACGCAGAAAAAATAGCCTCCGGTGCCCTGGTCGCCGATGTGCTGGAAAAAAAGATCATCCAGGGCCAGCTGGACTCTACCGTGGGGATAACCCTTGCCGGAGATACACCCGGGGCCATCAAAAAAAGTTTAAACGGCAAGGGGAATCTCAAATTCACAGACGGTGCCATCATCGGCATCGACATCCCGGGAATGGTGAGAAACGCCAAGGCAAGCTTTGGCTTAGGGGAACGGTCAACCACCCAGCCCCGCACCGACTTTGCAGAATTAATTCTTCCCTTTACCGTCACCAACGGCCTTGTGGACATCACCGGTACAGCGCTTAACTCTCCCCTTCTCAGGGTTACAGCAAAGGGGACAACAGATCTTGCGGCAGAAACCCTGAACATACGGGTGGAACCTAAATTCGTCTCCACCCTGAAAGGCCAGGGGGACACCAAAGAACGTTCCGGTCTCATGGTCCCGGTTCTGATCACCGGCACCCTGGACAAGCCCAAATTCAGTCCAGATCTTAAATCCATGGTTCAATCTATTCTCCCGGATGAGGAGGCCCTGAAATCCCTGGTCAAGGACGGAAAAATTGACAAGGAGGCAATTCAAAAGACAGGGGAAGACGTCAAGCAGCTGTTCAAGGGCTTTTTGCCGTTAAAAGGGAACAAGGAATGATCCAGCAGATCACCCTTAGAATCCCGCCCGAACGTATAACAGACCTTGAATTCATCAAAGCATCCGCAGCCCGCCGTTTAAAAATGGGTGTGGATGATGTCGACACCGTTCAGGTCCTGCGCAGATCCGTTGATGCCAGGGGCCGAACACCCGTGTTCCAGATCCAGACGGCCGTGTATTCCAATGAACCCATGGAGCAACTCTGCCGGCAGGTTTCCTACAAGCCGGCAAACCCTGGTCAAAGGGTAATCGTTGTGGGCAGTGGTCCTGCAGGACTGTTTGCAGCCCTGGGACTGATCGAAAGAGGAATCACACCCATTGTCCTGGAGCGGGGAAAAGATGTAAAACAACGGCGGTACGACCTTAAGGCCATCAATACCCGGGGGGTGGTGGATCCAGATTCCAACTATTGTTTTGGAGAGGGCGGGGCAGGCACCTACAGCGACGGCAAGCTCTATACCCGGTCCACCAAACGGGGAGATGTAAAACGAATCCTCTCCATCCTGGTTCAACATGGGGCTGTCCCGGACATCCTTGTGAACGCCCACCCCCACATTGGTTCCAACAAACTGCCCAGAATCATCGAGGCCATCCGTAACACCATTCTCCAATGCCATGGTGAGATTCATTTTAATTCACGGGTCACAGGCCTCGTCCTTAAAAATGATAAAATCATGGGGGTCACCACCGACCACAGGGAATTCACAGCAGATGCTGTCATCCTGGCAACGGGCCATTCGGCACGGGACATTTACCAACTCCTTGACCGCCACCATATTCTGCTTGAAGCCAAGCCCTATGCCATGGGTGTTCGGGTGGAACATCCCCAGGAACTGATCAATGCCATCCAGTATGGCGACCACCAGAACAATAAATTTCTGCCAACGGCAAGTTATTCCCTTGCCTGCCAGGTGGGACGGACAGGGGTTTACTCCTTTTGCATGTGCCCGGGCGGTATGCTGGTGCCTGCGGCCACAGCACCCGGGGAACTGGTCTTGAACGGGATGTCCAACTCCCTTCGCAACCTGCCCCATGCCAATGCCGGAATGGTTGTCACCATTGATTCAAGCCAGTATGGGCACCACAATGATTTAAAGCATTTTGCAGGACTTGAGTTCCAGCGACAAATCGAAACAAGGGCGTTCCAGGCCGGGGGCCGGACCCAGGCGGCTCCGGCCCAGCGCATGACGGATTTTCTTGATGATAAAATTTCCACCACCCTTCCTGCCACATCCTATATCCCCGGGATGATCAGCTGTTCTTTGCCGGAAATCCTTGGGGAGCATATCTCCAATGCCCTGAAACAGGCATTTCAGATCTTTGGGCAGAAAATGAAAGGATACGTTACCGAAGAGGCCAAACTGCTGGCCGTGGAGAGCCGGACCAGTTCACCCGTCAGAATTCCCAGGCAGGCGGATACAAGGATGCATCCACAGATCAGCGGACTTTTTCCCGTTGGTGAAGGGGCAGGCTATGCCGGCGGCATTGTCTCGTCGGCCATTGACGGCCAAGCCTCGGCCAATGCCGCCTTTGCATACCTGCCCGGCCATTAATCAAGGGCAACAAATGCTCGTTCTAAATACCATCCTGCAGGATGGCTGGCCTTGGCTGGTAGTGTCAAATATTCCTTTTTCCCAGGATGCTGTTTCGCATAGAGAAAAAATCCATCCGAGTTAATGGGATGAACATAAAGGCTTTTTACAAGGTGTGGCTGACTGGCGGGAACGTTCTTGAAGAAAGCACCCTTTCTGGTAAATTCTGCATAGGTATCTTTATCAACTTTAACGTATCGGTGATTGGTGACCTCATCATAATAGGTTTCCCCTGTTACCCTCGGAACTTCAACGGCCGAATATCCAAGACCGGTTTCACTCTTCCTGCGCATGCTTTGAATGATCTGATCGACTCTGGCAATCTGGTAGCCAGCCCCGGCCCTGGCAACGTCTTTGATGATCATCTCCCTGTTGTCCATAATAAATGCCAGAATCTTTTTGCAATCACTCCTGGTAAGCTTCTCCCTATCGATATCTGGAAGCTCCGCCATGGCAGAATAAAATTGTGTCAGGCAGGTGACGGCTGTGGATGCGGCTGACATTCCGCCATGGTCACCCGCCCAACAATTTCCTGTCATAAAAAGAATTAACACAAATACGGCCAAAGTTTTAAATGGTTTCATGGCCCCCTCCTTTGGGTTAAATGCTTAATAAAACATGATTATTACATTGGCATCCTGCATCCCCCCTTTTAAGTTTGCCCTGAAAATTGCATTCAGAGTCAGTGAACAAATATGCCTATACAACGGCCCTGCCATGAAAAGGCAGCCCGAGAAGGCAGATACATCCAAAAATCAACGAAATCCGTGAAAAGGCTTAGGGTCAACCTAAATCTATTTGGCAGCAGTAGATTGCAGTATGACAGTCCATGTGCCGAGGGAGGAGAACGATTAAGGAGGGAGAATTATGAATACCAATCATGCAATAATTGATATTCATCATTTAAGACAAAAACCAACCCATTGTCAAGGGGAAAATCAAAAGGATAGCTATTCTAATTAGCGTTGCATCTGTATGGAGCAGCCCGGCACACCCATAAGTGATGAAATTATCCCATAATTTTTGATTTTTTGGAAAAATCCGAGTATACTGATTAGTGGGTTTTGGAGTTCCGAGTGAATTGCTATTCGCTGAACTGCCGTCAAATCAAAGTCCGATAATTAAGTTAATTATTTTAACCATACGATGGGTTTTATTTTCCATGACTTTTTTGTCCAACTACCACAATCTGGTAGAAAAAATCGACCATTTCTGCCGGGACATCGAAAATAGATACCCTGAATCCCTTGTCTGCCAAAAAGGATGCAGCAGCTGCTGCCGTCACATAAGCCTCTTTCCCGTGGAGGCCCTGGCCCTGAACATGGCCCTCACCGCCCTCTCCTGGACAACCCGGAAAAAAATTCAACACCGGGCCGAGACCGCGGGACCGGACGATGAATGCCCCCTGTTAGAAGATGGTGCATGCCTCATGTACAGTCACCGACCCGTCATATGCAGAACCCACGGCCTGCCAATACTCATAAAAACCCCACAGGGTTTTCGCATGGACCACTGCCCCTTGAATTTCACAACCGGGGAAAAACCTGAAAGGGCTTTTACCCTGGATCTGGAACAGCTCAACACACTCTTGTCAACCGTAAACGACCTGCTGATAACCGAAGTTTTGGACCCAGGAACCCTGCCCGAACGAATCCTTCTCTCCCAGGCCCTTACCATGGAGTGGCAATCAGCCTAGGATGATCCGTTATGGGTGCAGCCATGGATCCAAGGGCAACCCCGGAAAAAAATTCCCGTGGTTACAATCGCACTCAGGGATTGCGCCAGACAAGAAGCCCCTCACGTATGGAGAACGGACCCAAAGTGAACCGGTTGGTTTCCGTCTGTTCAAACCACCGGCGTTTAATCTTCACGTTGGGGCTTCGCCCATCGGTTGAATTAAGCACCTTTACCCGTCCTCCCATGCCGCGCACCGCAACCCGCCGATAGGAGTCAAAACAGTAAACCCATTCGTCATCAACGGCCATGATCATGATATAATGCTCCTCCCGGGGGGTGAGCAGCATATTGCACAAAACAATCCCACCCTCGTCAAGGCAGGTGACGATTCGGCCATCCTTGTCCAGGGTGACGGCTTTTTTTTCAAGAAATTCCGTCTGAACCGAAAATTTCTTCATTTTATAGGAACTGAGCCAGTTGCCCAGCATCCGGACCGCATACTTGCTGGTTCCGCCAACACCAAAACGGGCGTCCCTGCTCACGGTATCCAGACAGTAGAGATAAATGTGCTGGATAACCATGGGGGGAATCTCCTTTCTCTGGTACAGATAACTCACCCCATTGATCAAGGCTGTGGGAACACAGTCATATTCAGACACCTGGTAGTGGAAGGGTATATACATCAGCAAATTCCATGGATTTATCTTTATTTTAAATTACATCTCCTTTTACTGTATTCTGTTCGCCCATGCAAGTTTGAACATTAATGTCCGCGGTTTGCATCCATGGAATAAATGCTGGTCAATCGTGCTTTTCAGGGGGTGTACATTTTCCCTTTGAAGAACACCCCCCACAACCGCCACAGCCACAGGAGCCCTTTTTCCCGCAGGAAGCCACAATGCTTTTAATCGTATAAAAGATAGCTACAGCAACAATAATTCCAACAATAATTTCATCCATTTGAACATCTCCTTGTTTAAACCAGTATAAAACGTCCCACCTGATAAAAGAAGGCAGAAATTGCAAATGCCAGACAGGTATTGAAAACAACCGAGAAAACCGCCCATTTCCAGGTGCCGGTTTCCCTTGCAATACAGACCACAGTAACAAAGCAGGGCGCATAAAAAATAGTGAACAAAATCAAACTGAATGCCGTTAAAGGGGTCCACCCCGGGTCTGACTTAAGCCTTTGTGCAAGGGAAACGGTTTCTTCAGGATCAACCGCACCCAGGGAATAGGCCGTCCCCAGGGTGGAAATTACCACCTCTTTTGCGGCAAACCCGCCGATTAGTGCGATATTTGTCCGCCAGTCAAAACCGGCGAACCGGGTAATGCCCTCAAGGGAAGTTCCAATACGGCCGGCAATGGAATTTTTAAGCTCAGCCCGGGCCTGATCCACATCAACCTGAAGCAATTGCTGCTTGATTGAAGGGGTGCTGAGCAACGTCCCCCCAAGGCCTGCCGTTATTTTTCCCCTCTGGATTTCAAATTCATTGGTCTCGATATCATTGAGTCCGGGAAAGGTCATCATGGTCCAAAGAACAATGGAAATACCCAAAATAACCGTCCCGGCCTTTTTGATGTATTGCCGGGTTCTTTCCCAGGTATGGATAAAAAGTCCCTTTAAGGTAGGTAATCGATAGGGGGGAAGTTCCATGATAAAGGGTGTCGATTCCCCTTTAATAATCGTGGACCGCAGCAGCCGGGCCACAAGCAGGGCTCCCATCCAGGAAATCATGGTAATCAGCAACATGACCTGGGCCTGGTTGTCCTCAAAAAAAGCCGCCACCAGCAGGGCAAATACGGGCATTTTCGCGCCACAGTTCATAAAGGGAACCGTTAAAAGGGTTGCCAGCCTTTCCTTTGGAGACTTCAGGGTACGGGTTGCCATGACACCGGGAACGGCACAGCCTCCGGCAATGCCGCCCGAAACAATAAAGGCCATGACCGAACCGCCGTGGAGGCCAAACATTCTAAAGACCCGGTCCAGCATAAACGAGATCCGGGCAAGGTATCCAGAATCCTCAAGAAAAGAAATTCCAAGAAACATGAACATGATCAGGGGCACAAACCCTAGAACCCCACCGACCCCGTCTATGATCCCCGACATAAGTAAAGATTTGAAAAGTCCGCCCGGCAGGGTGTGATC
Coding sequences:
- a CDS encoding cupin domain-containing protein; translated protein: MKIVDYKGIEPTRFDNGVAKGITGRVVIGKEDGANNFCMRVFEVEKNGHTPRHSHEWEHEIFFHSGMGEVLCQGKWTPVSSGAAVFVPGNEDHQIQNTGQDTLVFVCLIPKGAPEI
- a CDS encoding DUF4197 domain-containing protein, producing the protein MAILSRIIIFLTVLSFTSPLSPADAGYKDLLKDFQSTIKPDAAVLPTTLSDDTIIKGLKEALATGSEKAVALVSKSDGYYKNPEIKIPLPPAVQKVETLLKAAGMTGLIDQFEQSMNRAAEQAAPQATELFVDAVKTMSFSDAKKILNGRDNEATLYFKDRTWDKLSERFRPVVHNTMAEVGVTRNFQELSAKTEAIPFAGTLDLDPDTYVTTKALDGLFLMLAKEEQKIRQDPAARVTDILKTVFNK
- a CDS encoding NAD(P)/FAD-dependent oxidoreductase is translated as MIQQITLRIPPERITDLEFIKASAARRLKMGVDDVDTVQVLRRSVDARGRTPVFQIQTAVYSNEPMEQLCRQVSYKPANPGQRVIVVGSGPAGLFAALGLIERGITPIVLERGKDVKQRRYDLKAINTRGVVDPDSNYCFGEGGAGTYSDGKLYTRSTKRGDVKRILSILVQHGAVPDILVNAHPHIGSNKLPRIIEAIRNTILQCHGEIHFNSRVTGLVLKNDKIMGVTTDHREFTADAVILATGHSARDIYQLLDRHHILLEAKPYAMGVRVEHPQELINAIQYGDHQNNKFLPTASYSLACQVGRTGVYSFCMCPGGMLVPAATAPGELVLNGMSNSLRNLPHANAGMVVTIDSSQYGHHNDLKHFAGLEFQRQIETRAFQAGGRTQAAPAQRMTDFLDDKISTTLPATSYIPGMISCSLPEILGEHISNALKQAFQIFGQKMKGYVTEEAKLLAVESRTSSPVRIPRQADTRMHPQISGLFPVGEGAGYAGGIVSSAIDGQASANAAFAYLPGH
- a CDS encoding HAD family hydrolase — protein: MIQIDVPGFGELRLSHLVMDYNGTMACDGRLIDGVEALVRKVAQDLEVHVVTADTFGRVAQAVEGLPVSLHILGRKAQDLAKKEYVTTLGTSAVVSMGNGRNDGPMLKASRLGIALVQDEGASVTTLVSADIVCKEISHALALLLNPERLVATLRT
- a CDS encoding HIT family protein, with amino-acid sequence MAIGSCVSKEGHFIVGIHDPGFKMANFRENDFVRSLGTMPDGTPVDNQVNFPQGEVNARSADRIYEIMNPFAFRGVSYINSRWANAAAAAPKTICITPEKPVSLISTLGRWLADNGISDKDPQNFIPGMPEPMLMALANVSTDPEELVCLAKACCSFVFGGDGTTPTGLKFNQTAPGRPRPAISNHTLFEIIANNPSLPDDYKRAMLLTPGIQGNSEILGEWQEQDSHVFEYLRTNSYIPWGHFAANTADDTVRYRIRDLTLTDMEGMRHLYYQRIYSLLAQQLEIDLPGPRQRISKQSLETLRLDIVSRLKQPNSDLAFNGSLWGWNFGFGFAQSGYRLHASHQQIHQQYAMVPASVMDDTGRPFASFACGDMVAEFIKRYRQETGKNFFQNYLKAIRSNKRTDGNRDRPSSIVVHEDENIIVFVPKAQTSQWELQLTTKRPCGNILEADTDLRASLDRGILAALWTLESLGARMVTNIEYSKRFDRKDQDQHLVYSFLPRLPHSPGAFSEAQQRWIIGHFPEDFALACRSRLGGITG
- a CDS encoding DUF190 domain-containing protein, whose amino-acid sequence is MEESTKACLMRIFIGEDQKYGRRLLYEAIVEQARTMGMAGATVIRGLLGYAAQGKIRTFKVLCLSEDLPVVVEVVDTREKIEAFTRAIAPMINKGMATFETVEQILFNQ
- a CDS encoding AsmA family protein yields the protein MNKYLKWSLIASGTFVALILLAILIVPRVVDVNSYRPQIEHQVSKATGRPFVLGGELDLSVFPWMGLTLSNLTLGSPEGFDQKEFITIKRFEVRVKVLPLFSRTIQVKKFVVDTPQIFLVKNTTGGTNWDMGQAQPPTPKQQPADKNTPAGEKAGALPFKALFVDEFAIQNGRIHYRDLGLKVTKEISNVTLTLEDLNLEDPIKIKFSAIADGHPLSLNGLVGPIGKEPGRGMIPLDITLKALDEITMKVKGGINDPITTPGFDLDLELSDFSPRKLLTALGNSTPILTADPRVLEHLQLNLHLKGDPGAVTVSNGTLILDDSTLTFSARAKDFSKPDLGVDMVVDKINLDRYLPPEQPPGSPVGTAKSPAEPSATARAKIDYSPLRELAINATLKIGSLVAKKAQLHEVQMTIKGKNGRFNLDPLSLDLYQGTIVSRADLDVTTDTPRVNLTVNAEKIASGALVADVLEKKIIQGQLDSTVGITLAGDTPGAIKKSLNGKGNLKFTDGAIIGIDIPGMVRNAKASFGLGERSTTQPRTDFAELILPFTVTNGLVDITGTALNSPLLRVTAKGTTDLAAETLNIRVEPKFVSTLKGQGDTKERSGLMVPVLITGTLDKPKFSPDLKSMVQSILPDEEALKSLVKDGKIDKEAIQKTGEDVKQLFKGFLPLKGNKE
- a CDS encoding fluoride efflux transporter FluC, translating into MEHKFVFIALAGALGTLARYSLAGFVQQFNSSFFPFGTLVVNITGCFAAGFLWTLFESRWAVSGEVRTFVLVGFMGAFTTFSAFILETGMLVRSTEWIYGIVNLLLQNSLGFGALMAGIVLGRLI
- a CDS encoding cytidylate kinase-like family protein; translation: MDNQRRALNKIIEEQVKKWQYLKDSQTREKISPTMVVTISREAGSGGRLIAEGLAVKLGFDLFHQEVVHEMAKDANISLRFMETLDERSLNTLDNWIASLVDERYLWPDQYMQHLMKVIGTIGRYGKSVVVGRGANFILPKDMRISVRIIAPFELRRKRVAKAFGLSETEAEKRITLTESRRDAFIRRHFNASISNSYHYDMVLNTENLEIDDGIAAIEAVVQKRMKRDIT